A window from Festucalex cinctus isolate MCC-2025b chromosome 12, RoL_Fcin_1.0, whole genome shotgun sequence encodes these proteins:
- the LOC144032106 gene encoding cell division cycle-associated protein 4-like translates to MLGRGVKRKWSCVDASDGEKQRRGHGEAGAAAEALPGNAGDMRQRLLGLSLEKLQRYRAGVELSLRRSVLLINTLRQIQGDMCGDAEENVSAVLCVQDSALPREDLTCAGCAEADRGSASPLESPSQEVNVGAFSDVANAMGYLGDLALDDIFEDIDTSMCETSDLSAGWIAGSLWPVSVSLWADEASKGAGGGLQSCLTDVNELDHIMEILVKS, encoded by the coding sequence ATGTTGGGTCGCGGCGTGAAGCGGAAGTGGAGCTGCGTGGACGCGAGCGACGGGGAGAAGCAGCGGCGCGGCCACGGCGAGGCCGGCGCAGCGGCGGAGGCGTTGCCAGGCAATGCCGGCGACATGCGTCAGCGTCTGCTGGGCCTCAGCCTGGAGAAGCTGCAGCGCTACCGGGCCGGCGTGGAGCTCAGCCTGCGCCGCTCGGTCCTGCTCATCAACACGCTGCGGCAGATCCAGGGCGACATGTGCGGCGACGCCGAGGAGAACGTGAGTGCGGTCCTCTGCGTCCAAGACTCGGCTCTTCCGCGCGAGGACCTCACGTGTGCCGGGTGCGCCGAGGCTGACCGAGGAAGTGCGTCGCCGCTGGAATCCCCCTCCCAGGAAGTGAACGTCGGGGCGTTTAGCGACGTAGCGAACGCCATGGGCTACCTCGGGGACTTGGCCCTGGACGATATCTTCGAGGACATCGACACATCCATGTGTGAGACCTCGGACCTTTCCGCAGGATGGATAGCGGGCTCTCTGTGGCCCGTCAGCGTGTCCCTCTGGGCGGACGAGGCCAGCAAAGGCGCCGGCGGGGGTCTCCAGTCGTGTCTGAC